The following nucleotide sequence is from Streptomyces xiamenensis.
ACGACGAGCCGGCCGTACGGGACGCCCTGCAGCGCTCCCTCGCCTTCGAGGGGTACGCCACCGAGACCGCCGTCGACGGCCTGGACGCTCTCGCCACGGCCGAGCGCTACCACCCGGACGCGATCGTCCTCGACGTGCTCATGCCCCGCATGGACGGGCTCACCGCCGCCCGCCGGCTGCGCGCCGCCGGGGACCGGGTGCCGATCCTGATGCTGACCGCCCGGGACACGATCGGCGACCGGGTCAGCGGCCTCGACGCCGGGGCGGACGACTACCTCGTCAAGCCCTTCGAACTCGATGAGCTGCTCGCCCGGCTGCGGGCGCTGCTGCGCCGCAGCGGCTACGCCCGACCGGGCGGCGCCGGCGCCGGGGACGGCCGCGACGGCGCCCCCGACCCGGACGCCGGGCTGCT
It contains:
- a CDS encoding response regulator transcription factor, whose protein sequence is MSDGSRVLIVDDEPAVRDALQRSLAFEGYATETAVDGLDALATAERYHPDAIVLDVLMPRMDGLTAARRLRAAGDRVPILMLTARDTIGDRVSGLDAGADDYLVKPFELDELLARLRALLRRSGYARPGGAGAGDGRDGAPDPDAGLLVFGELRMDPTTREVRRGPRPVELTRTEYTLLELFLTHPRQVLTREQILHAVWGFDYEPSSNSLDVYVMYLRRKTEAGGEPRLVHTVRGVGYVLRDGQ